The DNA sequence TtttaaaagaaaaaaaaaactctCACATAATATCTAAAATGCACACCCCTCCCAACCCTCGTAATCTCCTCTACCTCCTTCTCCGTCAACAGCCCCGGAGGCAACGACGCAATCTCTCCAAGCTTTTTCACCCGCTCCGCATTCCCGCTGGCCGTAACCACCACCACGCCCCTCGCACGCGCCCACAACATCAGCACCGTACTCTTCTCAACCTGCTTTCCCAGTGCATCCGAGAGCCGGGACGCGATGCGTTGGAGAATGGGTGCGAGCGGTCCCCCGCCGCTTGGGTGACGTAGGAGCGGAGTGAGGGTCCCGTAGGATGCTGTAACGATGCCGTGGCGCGCGTGTAGATCGAGGAGGGGTTGAAGGTGCGCGAGTGTGTATGGGTGGTACTCGATCTAAGTGTTCAATATGAGCATGAGCTCCGGTATAATGCAGCACGACGCGCATACACACGCGCATGTAGACGCGCATATAGACACGCATACACGCGCGCATATAGACGCGCatacacgcacacgcacctGGTTAACAACTGGCGTATACCTCGCGCCCTCTAAAATCTCCTCTAAATCCTGTGGGCGGAAGTTGCTCACGCCTATACTCTTCAACTTCCCCTGCTCCTTGAAGTCTTCGAGGACGTGCCACAAAGCCTTGAGCTCTCCCGGTCGGGCGACGAAGGGGTTGTGGATGAGGTATAGGTCCGGGATGGAGCCGAGGCGGTCGAGCGAGGCCTGGATTGACGCGGGTACGGCGGAGAGGGGGAGGGGTGTGTCATTTTCGGTGCATGAGACTGCGAGATTAGGTTAAAGGGTAAGTACAGCGTCATACCATACCATAGCAGCAGGCGCGCGAGCACAACGCATATACGCAATTAAACAGACGGGAACAAAAGCACTCACTCTTCGACGTCACATACACATCCTCCCTTTTCAAACCCGCGAGGCGGATCGCCTCGCCCGTCTCACGTTCATTCTCATACAGCTGTGCGGTATCGATATGGCGCACACCGCCAGCCAGCGCAAGGTGTCCGCACTCGACTGCGTTGCGTCGCGCACCGCCTGTACCGTTGCCCCATGCAAGCCAGGGGATGGATGTCCCGTCGAGCAGAGGGAAAGATTCGATGGGTGGGATTGTCATAGCTTGTTACTTGATGGTTGTGGAATGTGGGCAAGAGTTGGAACTTGGTTATAATACGGATGTCTACGGTGTGTTCGGGGGATCCGGCCTATCGACTGGGTAGTAAAGCAGGTATAATGTACCTTACATCCCAATGAAACTTATACCCTGCATTCCCGCAAATAAAGTACCCTACATTCCGATGTCTATAATGGGTTATTGGAAGGAAAAATTGTTCTCGGAAGCGCCATTATCTGGGTTAACGGAAATTTTTTCCACTGGCATCATATCAATTGAGGCATGAGCATCATTCTCACTCATGTGTTGGAGAGCTTTCTGTTAATGTGCTCATAGAAATTGTGGTGTACGCCTCGATTTTCAGTAGAGTGTAAAGGTTTGCGGTTGGATTCACTTTAGGATGCCGAACGAAACTTTGGCCCAAGCATCATTTTCATGAACGCGTCAAAGTCTGCGCTAACGATCACTTTGCACGGGTGACACAAATTGTGGCCTGGAGCTTCATTTTGTCCTAACATGTCAATCTCTCGGTCAAATTTGATTTATTATGCAGATAGAAACTTTGGTGTGAGCATATCAAAATTTGGCCAGAGCATTATTTTCATTCATATGTCAAAGTCTGCGATAACACCCATTTTGCAACAAGCGTCACAGAGATTGCAGCTGGAGCATCATTTTTTCTAGTAACACCTCAAATCTTTCGGTGCAACCCCTTTACTATCCACCCTAAATATTGGTCTGAGCACCATTCATCCTTCAAATACTCAATTTCGCTCTCAGAATCACTTTCAAACATCTTGGTCTAAGCGTCCGTCATACAGCGGAGGTGGTATCCACATTCAACTTTAGGGTTACGCACAGACCTCAAATTGTTGAGGACGTCTTTCACTCATTCGGAATCACACATGGTATTATCCATTAACCACAGAACCAGCGAGCAGTTAGAATCCTGCAGAATGTACAAATGCATATTTAATACACAGTGATTCAAAATGATTCTTTTGGCACCAATTCTTGAGTTGCCATGATTTGATGCACGGGGTGACGGGCCACATACGggccaccttttgattgccccgcgagaaatggtgcacaggccaccttttgattgccccgcaagaaatggtgcacaggccaccttttgattgccccgcgagaaatggtgcacaggccaccttttgattgccccgcgagaaatggtgcacaggccaccttttgattgccccgcgagaaatggtgcacaggccaccttttgattgccccgcaagaaatggtgcacaggccaccttttgattgccccgcgagaaatggtgcacaggccaccttttgattgccccgcgagaaatggtgcacaggccaccttttgattgccccgcaagaaatggtgcacaggccaccttttgattgccccgcgagaaatggtgcacaggccaccttttgattgccccgcgagaaatggtgcacaggccaccttttgattgccccgcaagaaatggtgcacaggccaccttttgattgccccgcgagaaatggtgcacaggccaccttttgattgccccgcgagaaatggtgcacaggccaccttttgattgccccgcgagaaatggtgcacaggccaccttttgattgccccgcaagaaatggtgcacaggccaccttttgattgccccgcgagaaatggtgcacaggccaccttttgattgccccgcgagaaatggtgcacaggccaccttttgattgccccgcgagaaatggtgcacaggccaccttttgattgccccGCGAGAAATGGCGTACCGGCCATATATTAACCATGTTCCAGAACTGAATCCTCTGCGTCAATTTTTATACTAGCATAAATATAATGCATGTTGACCAAAATTCGGCAGCCACACATATTTGTTCTCTCCCCGGATATCCTGTCAAAAATACTCTAAACCATGCATTTGACACATCTGCGGTTTCTGTGGTTGGAGACAAACAATGTTGATTTAAATTTTTAACTACAGGCTAACTAATGACCTTGCTTTTTTTCTAACTTTTGAATCTGCTGCCTGTTCCAAATCGAAAAGAAAACCCTCATGTACATCACTGCTCTGTCCTGTGACATATAGCTCACAGCCTTTCGAATCTTGGAAATCCCACTGTTTCCACATTCTGCAGCACTAGAATTTAGTCTGAGCAGATTTGGATTTTCTGCACAGTaagatgaaagaaaacaggCTTCACCACATTTATGTTCACTTGAGTGAAATATGTCGATGGCGAAGAGTGTGTCCTTGAAGAAGTCTGGTTCCCGTAACATGCAATAAGGCTGTAAAGCACAAGCAAAATCGTATACCACGACTTTTGGAGCCTTTTTCCAGCGTGTGAATATTGCCGAGAACACATCGTTTCTTCCCTCCGCCGCTCGGATACAGTGAAATCCATAGCAAATGCTATGGGTGCACCAAACACACATAATCCCGCCGGTTAGTCGCTTTTTTGAATAGGTGGAGTAGTATTTTCGGCATATGTCTTCGTCAATTTCTGCGCTTCCCAAGTCATATCCTGACTCGTATGGCAAATTTGGATATTGTGGACGGTCACGAATGGCCGGCATGGCGTAGCAACATCCTGTCTATTTAAAATCTCGtttgaaatttcatttaACATTATATGACAACTCACCTTGAGCCAATCATCCATAAATAAATTCTCTTGTAAAACATTGCTTACAACAGCAGGTCCATCGTGAACCTTTAATAGTGTGTAGACCACAGTAACCCGGACGTATAGCCATTTACAGACCCCTAGAACCTGATTTGTGAGCGTCCCCATGGTAAGTTCATGCTTAATTAACAGATGGAGAGCCGGGATATATCGCAGCAAATGAACATTGCTGAGATAAGGACGTCTGATGAATGTTCGAAGGTTGTCCAGGCAGGAAAATGCTATAAATTGCAGCACATTTTCATCCGAAGACAGCTATAATTAAAGTTGTTATAATGAGTCGTTTAATATATGGAATACCGAAATACCTGGATGAAAAATTTGGAATACACATCATGCGCATTCCTTTTACCCAAAACAGTAGCCATCCCAAAGTGGATATCGAAGAGTTCTCCAACGGAAGGGTCCAGGGCCATCAATTTCCGGACTAGCTCGGGAATTTGAGTCAAGCGCTCAACCATTCGGCGGTTTCGTTCATACTCGGGGCTTCCCTCCGGATGAGTggcgtcagaaatggtggtTAATTGTGGCCCCTGCAGAATATAACGAATTAAAAGGCGCAAGGAGCGGTTTGGAATGGCTTGCAGATTGGGTAACGGCCGGACATCTGGTCTAGAGATAGAATTCTCCCCTATTGTAGTCGGGGGACGTAGAGTTGGCATCAGGTTTTTGCGGCTAAATGACACCGTGACGCCGTCCCATATAGTTGAATCAGGGGTCGGGCCACAGGATGGGCATACCATGTCGGGTC is a window from the Psilocybe cubensis strain MGC-MH-2018 chromosome 8, whole genome shotgun sequence genome containing:
- a CDS encoding NAD/NADP-dependent indole-3-acetaldehyde reductase, translated to MTIPPIESFPLLDGTSIPWLAWGNGTGGARRNAVECGHLALAGGVRHIDTAQLYENERETGEAIRLAGLKREDVYVTSKISCTENDTPLPLSAVPASIQASLDRLGSIPDLYLIHNPFVARPGELKALWHVLEDFKEQGKLKSIGVSNFRPQDLEEILEGARYTPVVNQIEYHPYTLAHLQPLLDLHARHGIVTASYGTLTPLLRHPSGGGPLAPILQRIASRLSDALGKQVEKSTVLMLWARARGVVVVTASGNAERVKKLGEIASLPPGLLTEKEVEEITRVGRGVHFRYYTEHMEKDFPVPDLPRE